A stretch of the Bradyrhizobium sp. CCBAU 53351 genome encodes the following:
- the hemW gene encoding radical SAM family heme chaperone HemW, with protein sequence MSRANEAFGVYVHWPFCLSKCPYCDFNSHVRHAPIDEVRFASAFAREIAATAERAPGREVTSIFLGGGTPSLMQPATVGAVLDAIGKHWSVAGDVEVTLEANPTSVEATRFAGYRTAGVNRVSLGVQALDDASLKALGRLHSAREALDAVAIARRSFDRYSFDLIYARPDQTPAMWADELRLAIDEAAEHLSLYQLTIEEGTPFFGLHQAGKLKTPDEAVARALYDVTQETCDKLGLPAYEISNHARHGAECRHNLVYWRGEEYAGIGPGAHGRLDIDGVRHATATEKRPEAWLMRVETNGHGVVTDDLLNSEERADEFLLMGLRLAEGIDPERYRTLSGRRLDPKRIALLREEGAIIVDPTGRLRVTSSGFPVLDAVVADLAA encoded by the coding sequence TTGAGCCGCGCTAACGAAGCTTTTGGCGTCTACGTGCACTGGCCGTTCTGCCTGTCGAAATGTCCTTATTGCGACTTCAACAGTCATGTCCGCCACGCCCCGATCGACGAGGTGCGCTTCGCTTCCGCCTTCGCGCGCGAAATCGCAGCGACCGCCGAGCGCGCGCCCGGCCGCGAGGTCACCTCGATCTTCCTTGGCGGCGGCACACCGTCGCTGATGCAGCCCGCGACCGTCGGCGCGGTGCTCGATGCGATCGGCAAGCACTGGAGCGTGGCAGGCGACGTCGAAGTCACGCTCGAAGCCAATCCCACCAGCGTCGAAGCCACGCGCTTTGCCGGCTATCGCACCGCCGGCGTGAATCGTGTCTCACTCGGCGTGCAGGCGCTCGACGATGCCTCGCTCAAGGCGCTGGGCCGGCTGCACAGCGCGCGCGAGGCGCTCGATGCCGTCGCCATCGCGCGACGCTCGTTCGACCGTTACTCATTCGACCTGATCTATGCCCGCCCCGACCAGACGCCGGCGATGTGGGCCGATGAACTGCGTCTCGCCATCGATGAAGCGGCCGAGCATCTGTCGCTTTATCAATTGACGATCGAGGAAGGCACGCCGTTCTTCGGCCTGCACCAGGCCGGCAAATTGAAGACGCCGGATGAGGCGGTCGCGCGCGCGCTCTACGACGTCACGCAGGAAACCTGCGACAAGCTCGGCCTGCCCGCGTACGAGATTTCAAATCACGCGCGGCACGGCGCCGAGTGCCGGCACAATCTCGTGTATTGGCGCGGCGAGGAATATGCCGGCATCGGCCCCGGCGCGCACGGCCGCCTCGACATCGACGGCGTCAGGCATGCGACCGCCACCGAGAAGCGTCCCGAAGCCTGGCTGATGCGGGTCGAGACCAACGGCCATGGCGTCGTCACCGACGATCTCCTCAACAGCGAGGAGCGCGCAGACGAATTTTTGCTGATGGGGTTGCGGCTTGCCGAAGGCATCGATCCCGAGCGCTACAGAACCCTTTCCGGCCGCCGGCTCGATCCCAAACGCATCGCGCTGCTGCGCGAGGAAGGCGCGATCATTGTGGATCCGACGGGACGGCTGCGCGTGACCAGCAGCGGATTTCCGGTGCTCGATGCAGTGGTCGCGGATCTCGCGGCGTAG
- a CDS encoding penicillin-binding protein activator, whose protein sequence is MVGPRDLKSPVQGPPMSGATRRSALGLLLGAPLLSACAGVQQSLSQFSNPFSSSAPPAQPAGPPQQATTAGTGGVKVAVILPLSAAGNAGLAAQSMRNAAEMALAEFQNPNIQLLIKDDNGSPQGAQASAQQAVDEGAEIILGPLFAQSVPAVAQIARTRGISVIAFSTDSSIAGRGVYLLSFLPESDVNRIVEYSAGIGKRSVAVLVPDNAYGNVVEAAVKAAVPRRGGRIVAFEKYGADRATPARTVAQQLGSADALFIADDGDAVVTVADAMTAAGANLRNIQLLGTGLWDNPRVYANASLQGGLYAAPDPAGFRAFSGRYRTKYGAEPIRTATLAYDAVALVAALARTQGTTRFSPDVLTNPSGFAGIDGLFRFRADGTNERGLAVMKVTQGGGVAVAGSPKSFGA, encoded by the coding sequence ATGGTGGGCCCGCGCGATTTGAAGTCTCCCGTCCAGGGGCCCCCGATGTCAGGGGCGACCCGCCGGAGCGCGCTCGGCCTGTTGCTTGGCGCGCCCCTGCTGTCGGCCTGCGCCGGCGTGCAGCAGAGTCTCAGCCAGTTCTCCAACCCGTTCTCGAGCTCGGCGCCGCCCGCCCAGCCGGCAGGTCCCCCGCAGCAGGCGACCACCGCCGGCACCGGCGGCGTGAAGGTCGCCGTGATCCTGCCGCTGTCGGCGGCCGGCAATGCGGGCCTGGCCGCGCAATCCATGCGCAACGCTGCCGAGATGGCGCTGGCCGAGTTCCAGAACCCGAACATTCAGCTGCTGATCAAGGACGACAATGGCAGCCCGCAAGGCGCACAGGCGAGTGCGCAGCAGGCCGTCGACGAGGGCGCCGAGATCATCCTCGGACCGCTGTTCGCGCAGTCGGTGCCGGCGGTGGCGCAGATCGCGCGCACGCGCGGCATCTCGGTGATCGCGTTCTCGACCGATTCCAGCATTGCCGGTCGCGGCGTCTATCTGCTCTCCTTCCTGCCGGAATCCGACGTCAACCGCATCGTTGAATATTCCGCCGGCATCGGAAAGCGCTCCGTCGCCGTGCTGGTGCCCGACAACGCCTATGGCAATGTCGTCGAGGCCGCGGTGAAGGCGGCGGTGCCGCGCCGCGGCGGACGCATCGTCGCCTTCGAGAAATACGGCGCCGATCGCGCCACGCCGGCGCGCACCGTGGCGCAGCAGCTCGGCAGTGCGGACGCGCTGTTCATTGCCGATGACGGCGATGCCGTGGTGACGGTCGCCGATGCGATGACCGCCGCGGGCGCGAACCTGCGCAACATCCAGCTGCTCGGCACCGGCCTGTGGGACAATCCGCGGGTCTATGCCAATGCGAGCCTGCAAGGCGGCCTCTACGCCGCGCCCGATCCGGCCGGTTTTCGCGCCTTCTCGGGCCGCTACCGCACCAAATACGGCGCCGAGCCGATCCGCACCGCGACGCTGGCCTATGACGCCGTCGCCCTCGTTGCCGCGCTCGCGCGCACGCAGGGCACCACGCGCTTCTCGCCCGACGTGCTCACCAACCCCTCGGGTTTCGCCGGCATCGACGGCCTGTTCCGTTTCCGCGCCGACGGCACCAATGAGCGCGGGCTCGCGGTAATGAAGGTGACGCAAGGCGGCGGCGTTGCTGTCGCGGGTTCGCCGAAGAGCTTTGGGGCGTAG